CGGCGCGGGCGGCGCCGGGCGCGCGTGCGCGTTGACAGCCGCCCGCCACGGCGCGCGAGCCGTGACGCTGTCGGACCTGGACCTCGAGCGCTGCCGGCGCGTGGCCGAGGAAATCCGTAGCCTCTTCCCGGCGGTCGAGGTCCACGTCGCCGCGGGAGAGTCCGAACAGACCGCGCGCGCCCGCGAGGCGGATCTCGTCGTGCAAGCGACGCCCGTCGGCATGAAAGACGGCGACGAAAGCCTCCTCAAGCCCGACGCCTTCCGGCCTGGCCAACGTGCATTCGATCTCATCTACCACTTGCCGAGAACGGTCTTCATGAAAGCCGCCGCCGCGGGCGGGGCGCAGACCGCCAATGGCCTCGGCATGTTGCTGCACCAGGGCGCGCGCGCATTCACCATCTGGACGGGCGTCGAGCCGCCGATCGAAGCCATGCGCTCCGCGCTCCGCAAAGCCGTCTACGGCATATGAGCGGCGCAGCGTGGACCGCTTACTTCACGCTGCTGTCCTTTTTCGGCGGCGCGTGCGTTGGAAGCTTCATCAACGTCTGCATCCACCGGATTCCGCGGGGCGAGTCGATCATCCGCCCCCGCTCGCGCTGCCCCTCGTGC
This genomic interval from Kiritimatiellia bacterium contains the following:
- the aroE gene encoding shikimate dehydrogenase, whose protein sequence is MNITGSTRPFAVLGHPIRHTLSPAMHNAAFEALGWDAIYLAFDVKPDRLATVLPAMRSMGFGGVNLTIPHKEIAFRLLEHLDDSARLLGAVNTVQFAEDGRLVGHNTDGYGFLRALEEAFGRTVEGDVVFILGAGGAGRACALTAARHGARAVTLSDLDLERCRRVAEEIRSLFPAVEVHVAAGESEQTARAREADLVVQATPVGMKDGDESLLKPDAFRPGQRAFDLIYHLPRTVFMKAAAAGGAQTANGLGMLLHQGARAFTIWTGVEPPIEAMRSALRKAVYGI